GCCTGTGACCCACGTTGACAAGTCACTTGACTTACATTGCAACTATTCAAAAAAACATTCTGAAGAGTCAGATAAGTCAACAAAAtagaaaggaaaatatatatatatatatatatatatctgaaaaGTCAGataagtccaaaaaaaattaaaaaatctgaaagttagagaagtcaacaaaatagaaagaaaaaaaaaatctgaatagTTAGATAAGTCAacaaaacagggaaaaaaaaaaagaaaaaaaaaatctgaaaaggcAATGTTGAAAAGTCAggattaattagaaaaaaacagaaagaaaaaacaaaaaaaaattctgaaaaggCAACGTTGAAAAGTCAGGATTagttagaaaaaaagaaaaagaaaaaaaagaaaatcaacaaaacagaaagaaaaaaaaaataaaaaaatcctgtAAAGGCAACGTTGAAAAGTCAAAAttagttagaaaaaaaaaaagaaaagaaaaagaaagaaaatcaacaaaacagaaagaaaaaataaaaataaaaaaatttgaaaaggcAACGTTGAATAGTCGTGAACCACATATTTCATCCCTTATCttgaaagaaaaagtaaagaagaaagtaagaaactaaaaagagaagaaaaaaagaaattaagaaactaAAGAGAGAACAATTCGTCTCCTCCACTCTGCAGAGAACAGTTCGTCTCATCCATTCTACCCGgtactagaaaagaaaaaaaagagtaaaaggcTTGCTGCTTAGTGCTTACGGTGCGAGAGATTGCCGAGGGGCGAGGAGGAGGCACAGATGCTGGAGGCGCAGTTCTTGGTTTAATGACTTCTGATAGTTAGTTTTTTTGTGTAGAAGTTCTAAAGTTTCTCCGGAgagatatatgattttttttttttttttcacaaaaatgtTCCGTTCGGCTGTTCCTCTTCTTGAGCAAGTGAGCATTTAATgattgttgttggtttttttttttttgataaaattttctttgacggttggtttttccatgtaaatgtattttttttttttttttttttccttttgttatcaGCAGGGGGCGGGCTagcatcaacatttttttttttctttttaatgtaattttttcttaaatacctgtaatttttttattttttttttccagacaTTTAGGGGGGCGGGCGCCCTTGCCCAACCCCCTTTGTCTCCGCCACTGCATTTATGTCCTTCTAAATGGATATCAGAAGAACATTAGAAATAGCTTTAACATTCCTCTTTTTATATAGTCAGGTGAGTCTCATAAATGGTTTCTCACAAATGGCTAGATGAACTCTAacctaattaatataattaaacaagttaaactttttaactttaacccgctaattttgtgttgggtttgcAAGTCGTGcaaaaaattgtcagccctaaATATCGCATGTCAAGTTTGGATTGTATTGagacatgagtataagactatattctataaaaaatcaacccaactttgacaaatttaattaaatgtgtcaAACCTTTCAAATCCCAacccactaatttttttttttttttgacatgtccacacaagaggaggatggaggattcgaactagtgacctccgcttcatgaggtgtgGTCCCTAGCCAATTGAGCTACCTTTTGGGGACCACTAATTTCATATTGAATTTATGTCAAATTTAcaaatcgtataaaaaattgtcagtcaTATCCTTTTGTATTCCACCCGCTAAACCTCTTATTAAATCTCGTTaatctattaattaaatatttgaatttaTCATTTCCTACCCATTTGAAATGATTGGCAATTAGCATGATATTACCACAAAGGTTTTGGACCCATGACTTCACAATTTACATATATTTCAGTTAAAACATTTAACATGGTAAACACCACTTATAAGAGTTTGAATCCACACAAAGAatagtgttaatatattaattaaatgcaAAAACGTTTGAACTTTTGAAATaactgatcatatatatatatatatatattggcaacCTTTTCACATAAACTTCTTCATAGAACCATAATATTTTAGAGGCAGTAAACAGTCTCATTTCCAGCACCATAAGCAAGCAGCGAATCTGAGTTCATTTCCCTGCCTACAATAATTCAATGCACGCAACGCTCaagtaaaattgaaaatcaCACTATTTGCAATAAAGTAATACTACATACTACATAAACATCCCACAAAGCTGATGTGGGCTTGGATGGATAGGGTTTAAAACCTATCGATATTTATAACAGAATGAAAACAGGTTAGAAGAATCAAGTAACTACAAGCTGAAGCCAAGATCAACTACGAGACgggggagaaaaagaaaagaaaagaaatataaatacagAAGGAAGCTAGCCTGGATGCACACAACTTGGACAAGACACGAGAATGCAATAATGTAAATAAAGATTGTTTATCAACGTTGTCGCTTGCCGGAGAGGCTGATAGAGCTAACTTTCAATGGGGTTGCCACCACCAGTGGAGCTTCTGGAGAGTCACTAACAGCAAATTTGTCGTGCATGAAACGACTCTCAATAATGGActcatccttcaacaaaatctTGTAACAATAACAGCTTTTAAGGCCTTGCTGATTCCGGTAGCAGTCGTGAGCACTGTTCTTCACCTGCTGGAAGTCCCATATCACACTGAACTTGCCCACCGTTGCAACCAAATGCCGCTCTTGTTTACCATTTTCAGTGACCTAAAAGCCAATATCATATGTGAAACAAATCCATAAGTTAAATTAACTTAAGCTCATCCACTAACTAAAGGAGACAAAAAAGCACACATGTATCACAAGTCCTAAAAAAATCCAGAATGACCAGCAAACAAATCAACCAATTCAGCTGGAAATAACTAAATTAACAGGCACTCACGGAACTCCAAAAACTTAACTTTCTGAGCACTGAAACTAAAAGTAAAATCATATGCACACACAACAGAAAGGAAAGTTATCTACAGTGTTCACAGAAAATATAATTGTAAGACCCTTTTGTTTGGCAGTGTATTTCCACAGAGCTAATTCAGTGTTCCATATCAGATATTTCATGATTtttatgctctctctctcttttttttttaactaaaagtGTAATAACCATATTATTAAACAGAGAACCTTTCCACACAAAGAGAACACTTAAAAGTCCAACCTAACATGATATATTGCTTTATGACTAAACAAACCCAAATAAAATCAGCCCCAGATATGCAACTAGACATCATTTTAGTGCCCATATGAAGTCAAATCTCCGATTAGGAACAGAACACCCTAGCCTAAACCAAATGCTCTGTCATTTccattctctctttctctttccttttcttttctttttctttttctggtttttCCCCTCAAATAACATAAAAACTGTCCATAAGATAGACATGTTCTTTTCACCATTTCTTTTTCAACAATCAGATCGACAAACAAATGTGTACATAAGCTAACAACCCTAGAAAGCTATTAATTATGGGCACGCTTCACTCTTCCAATTTGCAATATAAAATCAATGACAACTTTATACCAGATCATAACCCTTTTCTTAGTGCATGCAAGTACGAAATAGCACTCCAGTAGTTTGTCCTAAATTTCGACGTTAATAATACAAGCTCATATGTGAATTCCATTTGAACTAACAAAACACTTGCATAAAAAGTAGCTATTATTTTAAGTAAGTAGTCCCTCTGTATGCCAAATCAATATTCATAGGACTGCTTGCAAATGCGAACTAGGAAATGACCAATCAAAAAAGCACTTTTGCACTTAACCCTGGCAAATGTTCCTTTTTTAGTCATTACAGTAACCATTTCTTGGcaaaagaacaaaagagaaaTTTGTAGATATCGAACTGTTCACCAATGCATCTATTTGCCCCCATACTGGCAACATCCAAATCTAAATCTGAAAcattaaacatatataatatgtatctcccagaaaaatatcaaatttgtTTTGGAACAATTACCAACTGTAATTAGTATGTTCCACAACTGCATTTACCGCTCACAAGTCACAACTACAGTGTTTTCACAAGATACGGTTCTCACGTTAGTAAAGAGCGCTAGTTTTAGAAAGATGATAGTAGTATGATTGGAAACAGATGCAGTATGGAAAAGACTTTGGGCTATAACTACATGATAGATGAAAAAAACACATATAAATGGTAGTATATTGTGAACCTAGTCACCTAGTGGTACTTATAAGAATAAAAGAAGACATCGCTATCACAAGAATCTCATTCATGGCCCATTAAATGGGGATGCAACCAGAAAGCTGAATGAAACAAGTTTGCCAGTAATCTAACCGTATATAAAGATACAACAAACTACCAAGACATATTCACAACAATTAGTAGTTGCAGCATATAAAAAGGATTATAAGTATGCCTACCCATGAGAAATGGCCACCGTGAAACTTATTATTTGCCCCAGCCAAATGTGAATCCAGAGGGGTCAGCTTCAACAACCTCGGAGCAGGAATCCTGTTCCCCATTCGACCACTAAATCCAGTCTTTGTTTTCCCATCTTTGTCAGTGAACAAAGTGCAGATAAGGACCAAATACGTATCGGCCGTGCCCAAAATCCACTTCCCGTCATAAGTAACATCTACATGAGTAATTGGCGAACCAAGCCCCGGAAAAGCCGTCTTGGCCTGCCTCATGGAGGTCTTCGAATACAGTCTTATCTTCCCATCAACAGAACCAACGACAATCGACCCATCCCCAGTAGTCGCAAAGCACTGGAAATTCGTACCCTTCGAGAACTGATGCCCCTGCGTCCAATGCAAAACCGGAGAATTCGCATTCGCAATGTTCTGAACCATTCCTCTCCGTTCGCGCATATCCCACTGGCACAACCTGTTATCATCCAATCCCAAAAACGTCGACTCCGAAGGGTCCAATTGCGACCCTTTGGTATCATTCGTGATATCCCTCATCGTAATGTCAGTCCCATCCTTCTCAAACTTCCACTGCGTGACAATCTTTCCCGTCTCAATATCAAGCTGTTGAAGCCCATTGGCGTTAGGCTTCCCTTCCTTCAATGGACTCATCAGGAGCATATTCGTCTCGGCACGCATCAACAGAGCCTTTTTGGGGGTCGATAATCGCCCCGAACTCAAACCCCCACCGTCGAATTTCACAGAAACACCTTTCCCATGAATCCCATGGTTGAAATTCCGGTACACCTGTACGCCACTGTCGTTCACCAAGAAGCTGTTATCCAATGCCCCCAATGTCAAGCTCTGTACGCCGCCATTCGCCGCCTCCTCGAACTCCTCCAGCAAGTCATTGCTCGGACGGACGGGCGTCGCCGGCTCAGGGCCGCCATCGTCAGTGGCATCCTCCCACATCGAATCGTCGGCGATCTCTGGCTTTAACCACCCTATAAAATCTTTCCCGTAAACCTTAATTTTGTTCTCCTCGGTGGCCTTAAGCCCGTGAACGTTTTCGAACAAGCAGTCCTGAAATTCGGTCAGGAATTTCCGGTACGCCTCTTCTGAGGGGAACTTCAGGGCCCACACGCCGTTGGACACGAAATCGACGCGGCGCTGATCACCGAACAGCTTCAATTGCATCTCGCTCGAAACCCTAGATCGGACCTTGGACCCCACTTTGAGAACCCAGGCACCACCGTCCGATTCATCGTCCTCATCTTCCTCGTCGTAATCATCGCCACCGTCGATTTTTGAGGTTCTTACAAAGGAATAAGACACGTGCTTGTCGGAGACGATCCACTTGGCCTTGGGGGTGTTGCCGCCGATGTGAAGGTAGAGCTTCAACGAATTCTTCGAATTAGGGTTGTTGGAAGAAGAGGAAGGAGAGGAAGAGGCGCCGTACTTGAGCTTGAGGGATTTGAGCCTTGCTTCGACCTCGTCTAGGGCTTTGGATTTGGTTGCTTTTGGCCGGTCCTCTGCGTCGTCGTATTGCTCTTCCTCctccccttcttcttcttcttcttcttcttcttcggtgTATTGGTCTGAGTCTGCGTCAGACACGTCGAGGCCCTCGCGGCTCTGAGCGGTACCCATGTGGTTGAATTGGTTGAAGAgtgggagagtgagagagatttgCCGAGAGCTTGGAGGATTTGATAGATTTCAGAGCGGAATTTGAGAATCTTTTTTGAACTTTGCGATCCGTGGAAATGGATGTCAGTTTGGGATTTGGGGCTTTTTATACGGGATGCTAACACCGTTACACCGGCTATTTCTGGTTTCCAtgtttttggatatatatatatatatacacacggaTTAATAGTAAGTTTTGAAATTGAGAtttcgtaaataaaaaataaattatttaaaaattatgtttttaaaaaattacgatttacaAATGTAGAAAATTAttgcttttttcaaatcgcaagtaagtAGTGACTTTTTTAGgacgtagaattttaaagactaacatgcgattttgtcaaatacttaactacgtttttaaaaattaatttttcatattgcatattttaaaattgatattttaaatcgcacattttgaaatcgcaagCTCAAACAGACcctaatattatttataattatttgtccaaatttgaaagaattcagataaataattaagagaaaccACTTATAAAACTTACATCGATTTGTATTAATGTTATCAAGGGTATGTTTGGCTAGTAATTTTGCATGCTAAAAGTGTGTTTTTGAACAAAACTATGTAGTGTGTATTAAAAGAAGCAACGatttgaaaagttaaaaaaatatatatatgtttttgtgtAGAAGGTAAGAGGGTGTCgtaaaaatgcacaattttaaaagtcgatatattttactaaatgcttaataatattttaaaaaatatatatatattttagaaaaaagttaaaagctTCTTAGTGATGTAATATAATCTTGAATTTTTACGGTGAATTCAATGATCTTGATGGAGCAAACCTAACTTAAAGGTGAAGTAAAACCCCCTATGTATCATAGAATGTGAAATTGTTTTCAACAAGGGGTTCATATGAGTAAATAGTCTATGTCACCGGCTATCGCCCTTCACAGGTTAGCGTTGATTCGACGTCGACATTACTTCGTACTGAAGGAAATGATTAGTTAAAGGTTTGCACTTTGCAGTGTCCATTGTGTGTAGTTATAGGGAAATTACGTGGTCAGCTGTGCAttgatattgaaaaaatggaaatgattcttacactcatttcttacaacagttccacaacaagctgacgtaggtggtaatattttattattatttttttttgttttattttctttttgtaaaaaaaataataaaatattaccggtcacatcaacttgttgtggggttgttgtgagaaatgagtgtagggatcatttctcttgaaaaaattatacaatttttttttttttattttggtggaAGAACCACCTACTCTACCACCTATTAGGCTGACTTGTCCTAAATTACTGGTATGAGGTGGCTGAATTATTCATGCGGCTACTTCCAAAATGGTAAATTTGAGATTGGTTAaagcacttttctttttttattttttttggtattttagtattgtTGGCAAGATTTAAAttgttcatttaaaatgaatggtctaaaaaaaatgtattatacATCATGCAACATCCTAAAGATTTGAATATGTCAGCTATATCATGAATTGAGATTGTGCAATTGTAAGAAATTGCATAGGACTTACAATTATAAAGATTCATGTTGATCATTCAAAATAAACagtcaaaactttaaaaatataagaaactAATGGGTGACCAAACCATTTCATGGGGTGAACGACCACCCTCTCTCCGTTTGATGGGGTGGTTAATTACCTAAGTATTTGATAAGGTAGCTTATCACTTTTCAAAAGATAAAACAGTGATTGACCACACCTCAAAGGAGTGGCCAGCAATCAAATAAGGGTTGCTTGTCAACCCATTagttcttttcatttctttgacTCAATTGAAGCAAAATGACCTGTTCGATACTTTGAAATTGTAGGCCCTATGATTCCTTGGAATTGTAAGATACTTCAATCCCCTATTGGATATTTATGAGTATAACTTCTATCAGGTTATGAACTAGGCATTTTTTGCCAGAGTTTGATACGTTAGCCtggaacaagaaaatcaaatagaatCAAAACACCTAATTATATCTCCTCatattctctcactctcttcatATTCTTGACAAGTGAATTGCCGGAGAAGACGAACGCTGCCCAAGCCCGAATGTTGCCACCGCCCAAGACAAACGCTACCCAAGCCTGAACGCTGCCGCTCTCTCTAATTAGTTTTCCCACATTCACCATTGGCTTACATTTGATTCTCAGAGCCGACGTTAGCATCCTCTCTTTGTTTGTCTTGTTCCACCACAACATGTTGGTGATTGTAATTCGAGGGTGTCGCTTGAtgttcttgggttttattggtgattgttgtattttttttgttttgttttgttttgttttgtttttatgtttttatgtttttttgttttattttttctattaattcATTCTTCGGTCTTGATTTAAGTGTAAAGCAATTCTTTCATAAGTTTTTGTAAAATACGCACACAAGGTGTATGATAAAATGCCTCAACCAATCTGCCAAATTATGAGAGGCTTTGTTGTATTTATGACCAAGCATTACAAAGGAATGAATCTATATAATTTTCTATAATTGACTGTCATGCATGCTCTCTTTAGTGATCTTTCCCATTCAAACAGATGCGGAGGAACTTAATACTTGTTCATATGGCTTCTGTTGCATCAATAATTATGCGTGTAGAAAATTTGATGCTCTGTTTTTTGTATTGTATAACAggatatattttcaaattattcttCAGTGAATTGCATTATTGCAATGTCACTTTCAGGACTTGATCTATTCCCAGTTAACTGGTTAATTGGAGAAAACTCCCATGAATCGACAAACAATGAACAGCAAATTGGTTGGACTTGGGGGTCATGTCGAACAGTAGAGTTAGCAGAGAATGAAATAGCCAGGAATGTCTCTAGATTTCAGTTCATAACACTTGTGTTTCGTATCAGTTTTGAATCTAACCAAATATGATGATTTTGGGTGTTCTTTACAGAAGCTTCAATCTCTGCCTTGGCTTCCTTTGGTAGATGATCCCACCAGTTGATTTTAAGGTTCTATGTTGTATCTGAGATGCAATAaagcatttttttcttcttcttgtaaaACATTAGGGTGTATGTTGGCCCTCACGTGAGTagcacaaaaggcaacaagatTTGTCATGTTTTATCAAAGGATCAAACTAGTCTTCTCTGAAGAATCATTGTGCAGTA
The sequence above is drawn from the Alnus glutinosa chromosome 11, dhAlnGlut1.1, whole genome shotgun sequence genome and encodes:
- the LOC133881527 gene encoding protein CYPRO4; the protein is MGTAQSREGLDVSDADSDQYTEEEEEEEEEGEEEEQYDDAEDRPKATKSKALDEVEARLKSLKLKYGASSSPSSSSNNPNSKNSLKLYLHIGGNTPKAKWIVSDKHVSYSFVRTSKIDGGDDYDEEDEDDESDGGAWVLKVGSKVRSRVSSEMQLKLFGDQRRVDFVSNGVWALKFPSEEAYRKFLTEFQDCLFENVHGLKATEENKIKVYGKDFIGWLKPEIADDSMWEDATDDGGPEPATPVRPSNDLLEEFEEAANGGVQSLTLGALDNSFLVNDSGVQVYRNFNHGIHGKGVSVKFDGGGLSSGRLSTPKKALLMRAETNMLLMSPLKEGKPNANGLQQLDIETGKIVTQWKFEKDGTDITMRDITNDTKGSQLDPSESTFLGLDDNRLCQWDMRERRGMVQNIANANSPVLHWTQGHQFSKGTNFQCFATTGDGSIVVGSVDGKIRLYSKTSMRQAKTAFPGLGSPITHVDVTYDGKWILGTADTYLVLICTLFTDKDGKTKTGFSGRMGNRIPAPRLLKLTPLDSHLAGANNKFHGGHFSWVTENGKQERHLVATVGKFSVIWDFQQVKNSAHDCYRNQQGLKSCYCYKILLKDESIIESRFMHDKFAVSDSPEAPLVVATPLKVSSISLSGKRQR